The nucleotide sequence ATGAAGCTTCTATTATctttcaatttcagaaaaagactGTTCCAAATGTGGTATCTAAACCAAAGCTGGGAACAGCTGGAAGGGCTGCTGCCCGGAACCGGCTTGCCGCTGTAAAAGCAGCTATGAGGGATAAAATGAAGCATGATGGAGCTGCTGACAGCGCGTACCAGGACAAGCAACCAGAAGTAGAAAAAGTGGTTTTTGAAGCAGGATTTTTCAGAATTGAAAGCCCTGTGAAAAGCTTTCCAGGTGGGTGAAGCTTAATCATTATTTCCATGAcctgaaaatgaggaagagaTTTGAACCAAGCTCACTTGGAGACAGGTTATGCTGTGATACTGGATGTAACTCCAGTGCTAGGCACAATTAATGTTTCATCTGATGGTTTGTTATATCAGGGAACTAAAGTAAACTGTTCTGCATGATTGCCATAATTGCTCAAACCAGTGCAATATGAAATTTCTACTTAGATACGGAGTTAAAAGCGGCTGGTTCAGGTTTTTTTAGTGTATGTTTAGCAATGAAATTTTAATCAGAGCATTCCCAGACTTAGCTGAGAGCATGTTCAAAGTCAGTGCAGGCTGATGGCCTTTATTTGTAAGATATGAATTGGAATTATTGAGAACTAAACCTTGCACTGCTGCCTTTGAGGTTGCAGATACAGTACATCTGTAATTGGAATTCGTGTTCAACAAGGTTGTAATACATTCCAGTCTGGAATAAAAGCTGTTGAAAGCTTTTCTTGAGCAAAAGCTCCAAATAAGACTTTATTTTGAGCACCTGTCTTATTGCAATCTGTAAAGCTAGTGTTTTCAGTGATCCTACTTCTCTCCCCTATTTCAAGTGCGTAAGATGACTTGGAATTTCCaaagattttcttaaagaatgttaaaaatCAGTTATGAATTTATCTTTTTGAATTCTATCAAAATGATCTAATGTGAAATATTGAATTTAATGACAGCAGCTTCCACCATGGGGATTTAATAAGAACATCAAATCTCATTGTTTCAGGTTCTTTGTGAAGGGGTGGTAATTACTAAATTGCTTAGCTGGTGTTAAGGTAGCTTGGTAACCTATTGATGTGGTTGTCACCTTTTTCAATTTCTGCTTGCAGCGTATATAACAAATATAATATCTGTataaaacaagcaggaaaaaaccAAGAACATTACTAGCTAGAATCCTAACAATTTCATCTTCTGGAAACTGCTGTTGAGATAAAACATCAAATGCTCTTTTTCAGGCTCACTTTCAAAGACACCTTGCAGACCATCCCAGCAGACTTCTGAAAGTCTGGCAACTCCGAGATCATCCAGAAgagctttgctgcagagcagttcttctgttctttgtaACCCCAAGGATACGcctgcaaagcaaacaacacCAGAGCTCAAAGGCTGCCACCCAGCACATCTAGAAATGCACCAGGTTCCCACTGAAACAGCTCTCCCTAGTGGTTTTCTTGAACAAAGGTAGCCATGGTTAAGgaagcttttaatttaatttagtaCAAATAATTGTCTGGTTTTAATTGGGAGAATTAATATTAATGTCCATTAAGTGTTAACCTTCCTTCAGTGTGGCAGAGATAAAGGTTGCAAAGTCgttctgtcttttccttccctcaagCAAACGTTAAGATCTTTGCCTAAATATAATTTCAGTGCAGGAATAGGAGTTTGGGGTtgcttttgggtttttttgtccAGAATATTTCATTATAGCTGACTTGTGCCAAACCAGCAAGGCATAATTGGAGAGCTATTTTTAAGATCAGTTGGGCTTGTCAAAATCTTTTAATTGAGAAGAATGAAAGGattgctgtttctctttcagcatttcCCTGGTTGCAGAAGAGCACAATCCTGTTGCTGGCACAGCAGAGGCCACTAGGGTAAGTCATGCATAGTTCATGTATATCCTTAAAACGTCTTTCTACTATTAGCCAAAGACAAAGAATGACAAATATTCATACCATAAGTGTTAGACATCTTGATTGATTATCCTTGTGTGCAGAAATGTAATGTGATAGTGCAGATCTACCTATTGCAGCAGCTCTAATTGCCTGAGGAAACCCACTGCTGCGTTCAAAGCTTgtccatttgtttctttcctgccCTGAGCTGAGCTCCTGTCCCTCTCAGGATAAAGGTGCCCAAACCTGATTTGCTGGTTTAACAGTTCTTTTTATCAGCCCTGGATACTTGGGTGTCTGATCAAACATGCAAGATATCTTTAGAATTCCTTGGGATGAGGCGTGTTCCTTTTCTGTAGGACACAGGGACTGCTGCAGTTGTCTTGCATTCTCTCTTTCTGGAGCTACCTTCTGGATCTCCTATTGGCTCTGCTGTATGATGCTTGTCACTTGGCCAAGCACTGCTCCTTTAAGTCCTCCACCTATTTTTCTGGtgtgaatttttaaatggatttgcATTTGGGGACCATGCCTGAAAGGAGCAAGAGTATCTAGCTCTCTGGGTCTCCGTGCTGCCATATCACAAACCATGAGGCTGTTAAACCGTTCAAAGGTACAGCAAGAGCATTGGTAGTAACACAAGTATCAGAGTTGGGAAATGTGTGTCCTGAAATGTCTGTGGACTTGGTGACGTGCCTACTTCTGAGTAGCCATTAAAATCCAGAGTGCAACCTCCATAGTTctgatgctgctgtgctgcttagTGAAGGCTGCTGCTTTGGAGCTGATCATcctgcatttcctttcattgGAAATGTAGGgtcttaatttttattacttcttgGATCTGTACATTACTACAACAGTCtttgtatatacatacacatgcacacatacacatttgtattttgaagtctgttattattttctcttactcTTTTTACTACTGTTTTTACATGAGAAACTACTTGTTGGTGATGCTACTATGTGAGGAATCTGGCAATCTCTAACGTTTGGTATTGCTGATAAAGTTTTTCTGAGGTAAAGTCTCATTAGAGAACAACCTCAGAATGCTTTTTGGCACTTTAAGTTCAAAATCCATTTATGGAGGAATTTCTTTTATATGTTCTCTAAAAGATAATCCAGTTTATGAGGGTGCTTGGGAAATAGTTCATGAGAAATAAATCACAGTGTTAAGCtgacagctttgcttttcctgacCTTTGTACAGGCTGGAGTTCAAAACCTCTCTCTTCTGAATTGCCTGTAAGATCTGTAGATGACACATGAATTGTGTTTAACACAATATAGATATGCTGGCTTCTGTAAACTCACTTCCCTTGAATGTCCTggcctccttctctcctttgtgCTTGGAGCATCAGAGCTACCAAACTGCCTTTACAACagacaaaagaggaaagaaagcttcCTGGTGTCATACAAACTGCTTTATGTCCTTCTGATTACActgatgttttgcttttggcTCTCTGGGAAGCGAGTATAGCTGACATCTGAGCTCTACAGAGGGTTAGGAACAGttaaaattcctgtttttcagatgcTGGAAGATTGTAGCAGTGAGTTAAAAGTAGTGGATGGCATGGAAGAGATGGAACTatctgctgcagaacagcaaggACAAGATATCACTATGTGCAGTCCAGAGAAGGGTATGTGCACTGAGTTCAGCTTCATTCAGTCTGGAGAACCAAAAATGCATCAGATGGGTATGTATCTTGAAGCTGCTGCAGTTTACGTGGTACTGCTACATTCTTATGTTCATTATGTTTATATCtaaatattattcttttaaatcacTGGTACTGTAGCTTTGTTAGTCTATGCGTGCTTGTAGCAAAACCTACATTTGTTGGTATGACTTATCCATGCTTTACATGTGAACAAGCAGTTCCTGTCACTTCTCCATGTCTTTTCCCTGTGGTCTGTGAAGCAGAAAGCTGATAGAAGAGGCTTGCAATAGTAGTTGcaagctgttctgttttttcttcactaaatgcagaaaacagtGCATCTTTTTCAGCTTCAGCAAATCAGACTAACcctaagaagaaaataataatgaaatgttcttatttttcagatgttttgtgTAGTGACTTGACTTCCATTGAGAGAAATCCTTTAGATACAGTAAGTTGACCCTTAAGTTTATTTGACAACAGTCTGCTTGTTCCAATACCATTAACCTTTTCTGCAGAATCAGTTACTGCATGAAGTAAATTAAGCTGTGGAGGATGATGTTATCAAGCCAAAGCATACAACCTACTCTAATAAATGCAGGCCACAATTCCTATCTCCTTGTACTGCCTCACACTCATTCCTTGTGGCACGCATCAAATATAGGACAGATTGACACTTGTAACAGAAGAATGACTGATCTTGTTAGGCTGATGATTAAAATAACACTTGTGGattttcttgtaaatatttaCCAACATAATGAACCACCTGGCTGTTTCCTTCCACTTACTGGCTGGAGTTTTCCAGGTGTTTTCCATCCCATTTCTGTAGTTTTATCTGCTACAGACAGAAGCAAGATTCACCAAGGAAAACTCAGGTGTACGAGCACTTTCAAATTGTTAAAAGAATTTGGCTGTATGATGTTCTTGGTCTAAAGTAGAAAAAATCCTCTTTAAGATGTAGATTACTGCTTTAAGTAATGAGTGTCTTCAAAAAGGACCATCTActcctttcttattttctgcctGGAAATAAGCTTGCAGAATTCCTTTGGAAAGTCATGGAACTTGAAGTGGTAAATGGCTTTTTCAAAGCAATATCCACAGTTCCAAATACCACATAAAGGCAAGtatgttgttatttttgcatCCACTAAATTGCTGTAGTTTTCAGGAAGGGTTTCCAATCTTCCTGGCAGATCTCTGCTTTGCATATTCTGAAGCTGCAATGTGTCCACGGGGCACTTTGCTATTAGCTTGCCTTGCGTGCCCTTGCAGTGCTGTTTTGTAGAGCAGATAACTGTTGCTTTTGAGTGCTTAATTCCCACTGATTTCTCCCATAGCCCATGCTGGATGGTGAGCTTCCCTTCACTCCAGTCAAGAACAACGCCCAGAagtttgcagcagctgaaacatTCAGTGACCTTATTGTGTTTTCTCCTCTATCTCCTTCTGGGGGAAAATGAATGACTTGAAATTTAACATGCATAAATTATATTAAGTAAAAAACCAGGATGTCTGGAGTACAGTCTGCAAGCCTTGAACTGTGTTCTTCATGATACCTACAGTATTTTATAGTGGAACTTGTTAGAGAACTTGGTAACATTTCTACCATGATCAGTAGTGCAGTCATGGTGCACTGTAAATATTGCTGTGCAGTAGTAGTGCTGTGTTTGCTGGCTTTACCTCCTGCCTCCAATGAATACACATTCTGACTCCAACCtgaaatattcttatttttgtataatttcatgtatttcttgTCTACTTTGAGTCATAAAACTGTTCAACTTTGATCTTTTCTGACTTGACCTTAATTACCTCAAGAGTAGTTTTTCATAAGAGATAAGGTTTCTGTACCAGATGCCTGTTACATTAGCTGTACCTGTCTGCATTTGTGATGTGAGGGCACCTCTGGAGGTAAGACTCAGCCTGTTATCTGCCCCAAAGCACTGTTTCATATTCAGTCAGTGCTGTGAGTGTGCTGTTGCACCCTCTAGTTCCAGTACTCTGTGCATTAACTGTGCCTAGTCAGCAGCTGGGATGAGGTCTGATTCTTATTCCTTCCTGTGGGATTTTTCCTATTGCCTAACAACCACTTGCTTTGTAACAGTAGAAATTCGAGCCATCGCTTCAAGGTCAGATGATATCTATTCTTTGCAGTGTATTAAATAGGGATGGATTTGTGAAGATACTCAGTAGTGAGCTGTGTCATTATGTGCCTTCAAGCTAAATCCAGGtgacaaaggaaagagaaaatgggcAGTCTCTTAACCACTTTCCTTGAATGTTTGGTCAGTTGACCTCGGCCTCCTCTTGTATCTTGCTCCTTATGCATTCTCTCATCTGGACAAGGATGCACAAGGAACGTGCCAGTTACTGCTACTCAAACATGGCCTGTATGTATAGTAGACTACTTCCAGttcttatatttttaagaaataaccTGATTTAGGCTGCTTCTTGTAATGCTGATCTTGGTGTAGTACACACATTCTTCTGCTGGCCTTTATTGTAAACTAAGCCAATGAATGCAAACCCTTCAGCAGAAGGTGCTGCCATTCCATCTGGGGCTTCTTGTTGGACTGCAGTTCTAACCTGGAAGCTGTGTACTGATTGCGCTGAAATAAATGGAGGAAGCTGACCTGACCTGTGTTACCGTGCTGGAATGAACTTTTGGTTTTATAGACAGCTTCAAAAAGATAGAAGGCAAGTCAGTAAGAGCTCTTCTCAGTGTTCAACACTGCACAATGAGTAGTGGAAAAGGGGGATTTGGGGATCTGGTGTGTACACTTAGGGCAGCACTAGCGGCGTGCTACTCCTAGGCTAGAAATCTGAACACTGTGCTTGTTACAACTTGGCATCTccaaggaaaaatgaagcaactGTTACAAAAGGGCATGAGATGTGTCAGAGAGATCCTTCACAACTTCACTAGTGGCTCCTGCATTGTTCTGCAGACAAGACAAGAAGAATGTTCCCTCTGCTGTGAGTCATGCTTTATTTACCAGTGTGACTAATGTGATGAACTTGCCAATAAACGACCGCCCCACCCCTGAAACTGCTCTTGGCTGACTGGGGAGTGATGAGGTGAGAGAAGAGCCACAGGGCTTGTGATCCGTGTGATGGGCTGCGCAACGCGACGTATGTACAGCATGGATCTCCCTCCAGATGGAAGTGTGACAAGGACATGCTGATTTGGGCCAGTCTAAGCTaagcagctgtgcaggcagaaCGAATGAAATGGAGTGGGGGgaagtttttcttcctccagcctTAGCTCTGAGCCCCCTCCTGAAATGCCTCGTTCTGGTCAGGATCAGACACTTGGGTGTTTTCCACGTTCTCCGGTGTTGCCTAGTGGACAGATCACTGAAGTGGCCCTTTGTCACTTATGTACAACCcttcccagcctggctgtgcaATTCCTACCCTTGTGTTTCCCCTATAGAGAGAACTGAAGCACTACTTTGATACCAAAAGGAATAACTGCTCTGCTAGCAGAGAAACTGAGGCTAAAAACATTGATCTGCCATCTGGGACTTCCAGCAGCAATCTTCAACCCTATCTTATTAACTCATTCATAGGAGCACTGCCTGCAGGTCAGACAGCTTTCCCACAAATTCTTCTTGTAAATCAGGACTGACTCATAGTCATTATCCTCTGGCAAAGAGATTCAATTTCTACAGCAGCAATTCAGCTTCTTCCACATCCAAACACAGCTTGTATCTGAACCAAAACCAAATTTTACTTGTGAAAGTGCTTTATTGCTTCAAAATAGTCACACAGGGAGGCACTCCTGTTACAGCTCTCTGAGGAGTGCTAGCCTGGCGTTGAAGGGACAGCTTCCTAATTAAATCATGGAGGTCAAAACACTGGTGAGAGTGATGTCCCCAGCAATGCACAGTTTGGTGATCTCGTTCAGCTTCTTCTCCCGGAAGTTGAACTGCAGCAAGTGAGCATCGTTCACTGCTACCTTGAAGTGATCTCCCTCGCAGAGGACCTGGAGCTGAAATAAAAACGCCCCGTGAGCCCAAATGTAACCATCCGCTGCAGGAGCGCCGCTGCCCTTTGCCTTCCCcagagccctgctctgctcctcctcgATGATTCAGCCGCTGTGTCTGTCCCATGCCTACGCCTTTcaagcagcagcaccctgcatttcCTGCAGGGTGGGCTGAGTTGCACCCATTTTGCAGGAGAAACAGCTTGTGGAGAGAGTTGGACTGGGCTGAGGAAGAATGCCTTACAGCAACCTGCCCAACAGCTGCTGCACCATGACAGCGTGGACAGGGAGAATGTGGTAAGAAATGAGAACCGTGGATTTCTTAGTTTCTTTGTTGTAGTTGTTACCTTGAAGGGGGTTCCAGGTTCGAATGGAAATCTAGGAGCAgttctctcctcttttccccagTTATTGTGGATCATTGAATTGCAGACGATGACCCTTTTGTGGTCTTCCTTGAAACGGGGGTTAAAGTGGAAGGCAATATCTTGCCCCCTCTTGAAATCCAGTGAAAATCTGCAAAGGCAATCATCAGTGAGCTGCTTTTTCCGCTGCCTCCCAGGGCtggtgaaaagcagcagcaagtgaGCATAAAGCACCAGCCCCCAGTAGGTAATGACAGGGCAGTTCTGGAGGCTTTTACACCATTATTTCGTGTCCCATTTGATTTTACTGAAGGTGGGTGCTAAAAGTGAACTCAGTCCTGCAGCACATCAGCGCTGCTGCAACCCGTCCGTACCTGTTGGGGTTTGGGTTCACGGTCCCCGTGATGGTTATGAGCATCCGAGGCACGAGTCCTGCGGGCAGGGGCAGATCGTAGGGAACTTTCTGGGGGAGGACAGGGATTTGGTGTTAGCAAAGCAACATCAACAAGCAGCAAGGGCAGGGTGTTGGTGTGACAGCGGTGTGACTGCTTGTGCAACCTCCCAGGGCCGTGCAGCCCCGGGTCCCTCCCCCGGCCAAGCACAATGAGGAACTGGAGAAACAGAAGCCCCTGAAATAGGACAGAGCTGTTACcaggggagcagctggagcttcAGCAAAAGGTGCAGTTGGTCCTCCAGAATATGGTCCTGCTCCTGGTGCTCCTCCAGGATGTGGTCCTCCAGGATATGGTCCCGGTGGTCCTCCAGGGTATGGTCCTGGTGGTCCCTGATGCGGTCCCGGTGGCGCTGGGTATGGTCCTGGTGCGCCGGGATAGGCGCCTGGGTAGCCAGGGTATGCAGGGAAGGCCCCAGGTCCTGGGGGccgctgccagccctggggtgggggggcacCAGGGTTGTGAGCAGGCAAGGCATCGGagagctggggatggaggggagaggaggagggggaagagaggCAGCATCCAGtggggctgccagcacctgGCCTTCATGGCCTGCACGATGCTGAGCACTGCGGCTGGAACGGCCAGGAGCCCCAGTGGTGCTGAGAGCCCAGAAGCCCCTTAATGCGACTTGATTGGTGTTACATGGATTGGCAAcaacatggaatcatagaatcacaaaatcattaaggttggaaaagacttcaaaatccccaagcccaacccgTCCCcgctgcccacgtccctcagtgccacttctcCATGgttcctgagcacctccagggacgatgtCCCtaccactccctgggcagctgtgccagctcccACCAAAACACATTCCCACTCCCCCCACCAGTCCCCACTTTCATGCAGTGACCACCACTGTGCCTCcgtgttttttaaagaaatcacaaTACTCACGGAGAAACCGTCCGAcattttcctaaaagaaaaaaaatgaaggccGTGAGCTCATTTTGCTCCCCTGCCACGTTACAGGGTCGTTTGTGGTCCACCACCTCCACCCTAACCGCTGCTGGGGGGTTCAGGTTTGTGCTGGGCTGAGACGTGTCCCCGAGTCCTAAACCCAAATGCCCTGCAGGGTCCTGgcctgcagctgggatgggatgggagaggaggagTCCTATGTGGGGCCACCCCCTGTGCTGTCCCCATGGGAGCTGTGTGATCTGCGGTGGGGTTTGCAGCCACCCCGAAAGGCGAAGCTGCGCCATGCAGGAACAGTGCGGCCTGGGGCTGAATTCCTGCTCTCAAAGAGCGCATTCATAAGcgaaggggggggggggggggtggaatAGGGAGAGGCAGAAAtgggagggaaaaaggaaaattccaaACTGAAAGCGCAGAAGTAAAATTCTCTTCTGAGGAAACACTGAGTGGCGCAAAGGTCTGAGCAAACCCGGTCGGGCTGCCTTTGGAATACGGAAGCCACACTGAGTTTCCCCAGCACCAAACCCTCCCCCCATCAAAAAGCGACGCAGAGCCTGCGTGACTTCAAGCAGCCCTTCAGGCAGCGGCCAGGAGCAATGACTTTCAGCTGTCCCTACTTTGCACTGTGGgtttttgccttctgctttttccatccCTCggctctgctcctctctgctttccagggTGTAGGATGGGCtctgcacccccagccccctgctaagtgcaggaGCCCAGCGCGGGCAGTCCCAGCGCAGCCGGGCAGATGCCAACGAACCCCATGAGTTCTGAAGGTCCCACTTTGTAATTCAGGGACtggttaaggttggaaaagacctccaagatcacgGAGTCCAACCGTCACGTTGACACTGGGCTCAGCCTTTGCCACGCACTGGGAAACCATTTGGGAAAAGGGTTTAGAGGCAAAGTGACCCATGATAAGCGCAGGACAATGGACGAAGCCATACAACCCAGCTCCCTGAGGATGGCAGTTCTGTCCAAACCAGGACCCCCCGGTCCCAGCCCTTCCCGGAGCTCCCTTACCTGCAGCTGTCGGGCCGTGTATCGGTGCTGGGCGTCGGGCTGCGTATTGGGGCCGGGCAATATCACCACCCATAGCTGCCCCAGCCCCGGGGCGGGGCACGGAGCGGAGCCCAGCCCCACAAGCAGCACGGCACAAGGACACCCGCATTGTCCCCTCCCAGCTGTTAGAAATATCACCCCACTGAGCACGGAGGGGTTGGACTCACTGAGCGTTCCAGCTCGCTGCTGGGTCCTCGCCCCTCCTGGCAGCGCCCGACGTGagtcataggatcatagaagCCATAAAACCATGAAGGTTGGGAAAGTCCTCTAAGATCCAGCAGCAGGCAATGCCCCAAGGCaggagcccagcccagctcgTGTTTGCTCGCGGGAGCAACGGCAGCGCTGCTTAAAGCGGTGTGAAAGGCAAAGACATGCATTAGTGCTGGGACACCGCTACTggggagaaaggctgagggggCCGGGAGTGCGCAGCCCTGGGAGAGAGGGCTTTTCCAGACAGGTTCTCCTGCTCTTCATCTCCTACTGCAAAAGCGTCGTGGCTTCAGTTACGCAACAGATGCAGCGTGACAAAAGCcttaaagcagaaacagaaacaggaaacagaatGTGAGCTTGGGTTCGTTCCTTCGTTCATCTGAATGGGTTCAGGAACCCTTAGCACGCAGCGCTGTCgggcagctgcacagcaccacGCTGCTGTTTGCA is from Numida meleagris isolate 19003 breed g44 Domestic line chromosome 6, NumMel1.0, whole genome shotgun sequence and encodes:
- the LGALS3 gene encoding galectin-3 isoform X2, producing MSDGFSGWQRPPGPGAFPAYPGYPGAYPGAPGPYPAPPGPHQGPPGPYPGGPPGPYPGGPHPGGAPGAGPYSGGPTAPFAEAPAAPLKVPYDLPLPAGLVPRMLITITGTVNPNPNRFSLDFKRGQDIAFHFNPRFKEDHKRVIVCNSMIHNNWGKEERTAPRFPFEPGTPFKLQVLCEGDHFKVAVNDAHLLQFNFREKKLNEITKLCIAGDITLTSVLTSMI
- the LGALS3 gene encoding galectin-3 isoform X1, yielding MSDGFSLSDALPAHNPGAPPPQGWQRPPGPGAFPAYPGYPGAYPGAPGPYPAPPGPHQGPPGPYPGGPPGPYPGGPHPGGAPGAGPYSGGPTAPFAEAPAAPLKVPYDLPLPAGLVPRMLITITGTVNPNPNRFSLDFKRGQDIAFHFNPRFKEDHKRVIVCNSMIHNNWGKEERTAPRFPFEPGTPFKLQVLCEGDHFKVAVNDAHLLQFNFREKKLNEITKLCIAGDITLTSVLTSMI